One stretch of Pelmatolapia mariae isolate MD_Pm_ZW linkage group LG3_W, Pm_UMD_F_2, whole genome shotgun sequence DNA includes these proteins:
- the LOC134617199 gene encoding uncharacterized protein LOC134617199 yields MEAPRQVQQQLPARGRGGRRRGRGGVRMRGGIGGRGRGARRHHDVPDEIRATLIDHVINHRLTMAEAGRRVQPNVPRSTVSSIIQTFRRESRIGRQPQVGGSRKLLNEQQEREICDMVIANNAITLRQIRNASYLLDNVMFQNINSISISTIDRVLQTQQMTMKQIYRVPFERNSDRVKGLRYQYVHRIMALEGNETLVFVDEAGFNLAKGRRRGRNIIGHRATVDVPGQRGANITMCAAISERGVATHIPSLGPYNTQKLLNFLDHLYTDLIPENERGVEGPQLPHYVIVWDNVNFHRGPRIRTWFTTHPRMLMEFLPPYSPFLNPIEEFFSAWRWRVYEHQAQDQRALLHAMDAACEDITGDQCRGWLRHSRRFFPRCIARENIRCDVDENLWPDREQRVDGQEDEDGGQEREGDNGDH; encoded by the exons ATGGAAGCACCTCGCCAAGTACAACAGCAACTTCCTGctcgaggaagaggaggaagaagaagaggaagaggaggagtgagAATGCGTGGAGGAATAGGGGGAAGAGGCCGAGGAGCACGGAGGCACCATGATGTCCCAGATGAAATCCGGGCCACCCTTATTGACCACGTCATAAACCATCGCCTCACAATGGCAGAGGCAGGTCGCCGAGTGCAGCCTAATGTGCCTCGGTCTACAGTCTCCTCCATCATCCAAACCTTTCGCAGGGAAAGCAG GATTGGACGACAGCCTCAAGTGGGTGGCAGCAGAAAACTTCTAAATGAACAACAAGAACGAGAAATATGCGACATGGTCATTGCAAATAATGCCATCACACTGAGACAGATTCGTAATGCATCTTACCTGCTAGACAATGTAATGTTCCAAAATATAAACTCTATCAGCATCTCCACAATAGACCGGGTATTGCAGACACAGCAGATGACCATGAAACAGATTTACAGGGTACCATTTGAGAGAAACTCTGACAGAGTGAAAGGGCTGCGGTACCAGTATGTGCAT AGAATAATGGCATTAGAAGGCAACGAAACCCTAGTGTTCGTTGATGAAGCTGGCTTCAACCTGGCCAAAGGTCGAAGGCGTGGCCGTAACATCATTGGCCACCGAGCCACTGTGGATGTCCCAGGCCAGCGAGGAGCAAATATAACAATGTGTGCCGCTATATCAGAAAGAGGTGTGGCCACACACATTCCCAGTTTAGGGCCCTACAATACACAAAAGCTCCTCAATTTTTTGGACCACCTTTATACTGATCTGATCCCAGAAAATGAGAGAGGTGTAGAAGGACCTCAGCTACCACATTATGTCATTGTGTGGGATAATGTGAACTTCCACCGCGGCCCACGCATCAGAACCTGGTTCACCACCCATCCCCGGATGCTAATGGAGTTTCTTCCACCTTACTCTCCTTTCCTGAATCCAATTGAGGAGTTTTTTTCAGCTTGGAGGTGGAGGGTGTATGAGCATCAGGCTCAAGACCAGAGGGCCCTGCTGCATGCAATGGATGCTGCATGTGAGGACATCACAGGGGATCAATGTAGGGGATGGTTGAGACATTCACGCCGTTTCTTCCCTCGCTGCATCGCACGAGAAAATATCCGTTGCGATGTGGATGAGAATTTATGGCCTGACAGAGAGCAGCGCGTCGATGGCCAGGAGGATGAGGATGGTGGCCAGGAAAGAGAGGGTGACAATGGCGACCACTGA